One genomic segment of Scophthalmus maximus strain ysfricsl-2021 chromosome 3, ASM2237912v1, whole genome shotgun sequence includes these proteins:
- the ralgapb gene encoding ral GTPase-activating protein subunit beta isoform X7, which yields MYSEWRSLQLVVQSDQGHLSVLHTYPTSVGTEVANAVVKPLGTAVSPVATENILKTDKEVKWTMEVLCYGLTLPLEGDTVKLCVDVYTDWMMALVSPRDSMPQPVVKEPNMYVQIILKHLYNVFVPRPEQHSLNHIRLCQQVLTAVQKLARESVSMVRETWEVLLLFLLRINDTLLAPPTVGVGVAEKLAEKLMAVLFEVWLLACARCFPTPPYWKTAREMLANWRHHPPVVEQWSRVACALTSRLLRFTHGPSFPLFKVPDEDASLIPLEMDSDCVAQTWYRFLHMLSNPVDLSNPAIVSTTPKFQEQFLNSSGIPHEVVLHPCLKQLPQIFFRAMRGISCLVDAFLGVSVEKRYVRERVFSFCTVLLSHGISRPRADSAPPTPVNRMSMSPPPSITNTTPPHSRKQRHAVVAKTTSKSSTGSGSQPTKASQQQQQQQQQQQQQNSSSPTLLSSPNQSSWESRPLPAPARPKVNSILNLFGQWLFDAALVHCKLHSGLSRDPSMTAIATQVGLELRRKGSQMSNDSMVSNPMFDANEFPESYEAGRAEACGTLCRIFCSKKTGEDILPVYLSRFYMILIQGLQISDFICRPVLASIILNSSSLFCTDLKGINVVVPYFIAALETIVPDRELSKFKIYVNPTDLRRASINILLAMLPLPHHFGNIKSEVLLEGKFNEEDGWPHDQPVSFLSLRLRLVNVLIGALQTETDPTNTQLILGAMLNIVQDSALLESIGAQTETGSIDGSHVTVRSQSHSRTNSGISFTSGGSTEATSPDSERPAQALLRDYDTAAGLLVRSIHLVTQRLNSQWRQDMSISLAALELLAGLAKVKVGVDSTDRKRAVSSICGYIVYQCSRPAPLQSRDLHSMIVAAFQFLCVWLTEHPDMLDEKDCLVEVLEIVELGISGSKSRQEQEVRHKGEKEHNPASMRVKDAAEATLSCIMQVLGAFPSPSGPASTCSLLNEDTLIRYARLSATGASNFRYFVLDNSVILAMLEQPLGNEQNPSPSVTVLIRGTAGRHAWTMQLFHQPRGARANQRVFVPEGRPLPNNDVGIKYNVKQRPFPDEVDKIPLVKADVSIPDLDDIVSKELEVQHDRLRVLMTKQMEYENALERHSEEIWKSNSFPDPQTDCKPPPPAQEFQTARLFLSHFGFLSLEALKEPNNSRLPPHLIGLESSLPGFFDDVSYLDLLPCRPFDTVFIFYVRAGQKSSHEILRNVESSSSVQPHFLEFLLSLGWPVDVGRHPGWTGHLDTSWSLNSCSDNNDIQQTEEAATPEDTGGSGFNGEKKVLYYADALTEIAFVVPSLTENSEESSVHSDSTVEADTNTDIVPGSHKQPNLTLELFPNHSENLESAKKLSPLVKTKRSSTGKSFPPLGPETKVFVVWVERFDDIENFPLSDLLAETSTGLEASMSNSTSCRSGLLEKDVPLIFIHPLKTGLFRIRLHGAVGKFGMVIPLVDGMVVSRRALGFLVRQTVINVCRRKRLESDLYNPPHVRRKQKITEIVQRYRNKQLEPEFYTSLFHEVGEGKPHL from the exons ATGTACTCCGAGTGGCGCTCGCTGCAGCTGGTGGTGCAGAGCGACCAGGGCCACCTCAGCGTTCTGCACACCTACCCCACCAGCGTGGGCACGGAGGTGGCCAATGCCGTGGTCAAGCCTCTGGGCACGGCCGTGAGCCCCGTCGCCACGGAGAACATCCTCAAGACAGACAAGGAG GTGAAGTGGACCATGGAGGTGCTGTGCTATGGCCTCACCCTCCCCCTGGAAGGGGACACTGTCAAGCTGTGTGTAGATGTGTACACAGACTGGATGATGGCCCTGGTTTCGCCCAGGGACTCGATGCCCCAGCCTGTGGTCAAGGAGCCCAATATGTATGTCCAGATCATCCTCAAACATCTGTACAACGTGTTTGTACCGAG GCCTGAGCAGCACAGTCTGAACCATATCAGGCTCTGCCAGCAGGTTCTGACTGCAGTTCAGAAACTGGCTCGAGAGTCCGTCTCCATGGTTCGGGAAACCTGGGaggtgctgctgctcttcctgctTCGCATTAACGACACATTGCTTGCCCCACCCACAGTGGGAG TCGGAGTGGCAGAGAAGCTGGCGGAGAAATTGATGGCAGTGCTGTTTGAGGTGTGGCTGCTGGCATGTGCCCGGTGTTTTCCCACGCCGCCATACTGGAAGACGGCGAGGGAGATGCTGGCCAACTGGAGACACCACCCCCCTGTGGTGGAGCAGTGGAGCAGAGTGGCCTGTGCCCTGACCTCCAG GCTTTTGCGGTTTACCCACGGACCATCCTTCCCACTATTCAAAGTCCCCGATGAGGACGCCAGCCTGATTCCTTTGGAAATGGACAGTGACTGTGTGGCACAGACGTGGTACCGCTTCCTCCACATGCTCAG CAACCCAGTGGACCTGAGCAACCCCGCGATAGTGAGCACCACTCCCAAGTTTCAGGAACAGTTTCTGAACTCCAGCGGTATCCCTCACGAGGTGGTACTGCATCCGTGTTTGAAACAGCTGCCCCAGATCTTCTTCAGGGCCATGAGGGGTATCAGCTGCCTAGTAGACGCCTTTTTGG GTGTCTCTGTCGAAAAGAGATATGTCCGGGAGAGGGTGTTCTCTTTTTGCACAGTGCTGCTCTCTCATG GTATATCACGTCCCAGGGCTGACAGTGCCCCGCCCACCCCGGTCAACAGAATGAGCATGTCTCCGCCCCCCTCCATCACCAACACCACGCCCCCGCACAGCCGCAAGCAGCGGCATGCAGTGGTCGCCAAAACCACAAGCAAGAGTTCAACT GGCAGTGGTAGTCAACCAACCAAAGcatcccagcagcagcagcagcaacagcagcagcagcagcagcagaattcGTCCTCCCCGACGCTGCTTTCCAGCCCCAACCAGAGCAGCTGGGAGTCCCGGCCTCTGCCCGCCCCAGCGCGGCCGAAGGTCAACAGCATCCTCAACCTGTTCGGCCAGTGGCTCTTCGACGCCGCCCTGGTGCACTGTAAGCTCCACAGCGGCCTCAGCCGAGACCCGAGCATGACCG CGATAGCCACTCAAGTAGGTctggagctgaggaggaagggCTCGCAAATGTCCAACGACTCCATGGTGTCGAACCCCATGTTCGACGCCAATGAGTTCCCCGAGAGCTACGAGGCGGGACGAGCTGAGGCCTGTGGGACTCTGTGCCGCATCTTCTGTAGCAAGAAAACGGGAGAAGACATACTGCCTGTTTACCTTTCCAG GTTCTACATGATCCTGATTCAGGGTCTCCAGATCTCCGATTTCATCTGCAGACCAGTTTTGGCTTCTATCATTCtcaactcctcctctctcttctgcacTGACCTGAAGGGCATCAATGTGGTGGTACCCTACTTCATAGCTGCCTTGGAGACGATTGTACCAGACAG AGAGCTGTCAAAATTCAAGATCTATGTAAATCCTACTGACCTGAGGAGGGCCTCCATCAACATCCTGCTCGCTATGCTGCCGTTGCCGCATCACTTTGGCAACATCAAGTCAGAG GTTCTGTTGGAGGGAAAATTCAATGAGGAAGACGGGTGGCCTCATGACCAGCCTGTGTCTTTCCTGTCCCTAAGGCTACGTCTCGTCAATGTCCTGATTGGAGCACTGCAGACTGAAACCGACCCCACCAACACACAGCTCATCCTGG GTGCAATGCTCAATATTGTTCAAGACTCAGCACTGCTGGAGTCCATAGGTGCACAGACGGAAACA GGGAGTATAGATGGGAGCCACGTGACCGTGAGGAGTCAGAGTCACAGCCGTACCAACAGCGGCATTAGTTTCACGAGTGGAGGCAGCACAGAGGCGACCAGCCCCGATTCGGAGCGTCCTGCCCAGGCCCTGCTTCGAGACTATG ATACGGCGGCGGGCCTGCTGGTGCGCAGCATCCACCTGGTCACTCAGAGGCTCAACTCTCAGTGGAGACAAGACATGAGCATTTCACTGGCTGCCCTGGAGCTGCTGGCTGGGCTCGCCAAG GTGAAGGTGGGAGTCGACTCCACAGACCGCAAACGTGCCGTGAGCTCTATATGTGGGTACATTGTGTACCAGTGTAGCCGTCCAGCACCTCTTCAGTCGCGAGACCTCCACTCTATGATTGTAGCTGCCTtccagtttctgtgtgtgtggctcacaGAACACCCTGACATGCTGGATGAGAAG gatTGTTTGGTAGAGGTGTTAGAGATTGTGGAGCTGGGAATCTCCGGCAGCAAGTCccgacaggaacaggaagttcgacacaaaggagagaaggagcaCAACCCAGCTTCAATGAGGGTGAAGGACGCCGCCGAGGCGACTCTGTCCTG CATCATGCAGGTGTTGGGGGCCTTCCCCTCTCCCAGCGGGCCCGCCTCCACCTGCAGCCTCCTGAATGAAGACACTCTGATTCGCTATGCCAGACTGAGTGCCACAGGAGCGAGCAACTTCCGCTACTTTGTGCTGGACAACTCGGTCATCCTCGCCATGCTGGAGCAACCTCTTGGCAATGAGCAGA ACCCCAGTCCGTCAGTGACAGTTTTGATCAGAGGCACAGCTGGCAGACATGCCTGGACCATGCAGCTCTTCCACCAGCCCAGAGGAGCTCGGGCCAATCAGAGG GTGTTTGTGCCCGAGGGCCGTCCATTGCCCAACAATGATGTGGGGATAAAATACAACGTCAAGCAGAGGCCGTTCCCTGACGAGGTGGATAAGATTCCTCTTGTCAAAGCTGACGTTAGTATTCCGGACCTGGATGACATTGTCAGTAAAGAG CTGGAGGTTCAGCATGACAGGCTTCGTGTTCTGATGACCAAGCAGATGGAGTATGAGAATGCCCTGGAGCGACACAGTGAGGAAATTTGGAAGTCCAACTCGTTCCCGGACCCACAGACGGACTGCAAACCCCCACCACCGGCGCAGGAGTTCCAGACGGcacgcctcttcctctcccactttggcttcctgtctctggaGGCTCTCAAG gAGCCCAACAACAGTCGCCTACCTCCGCATCTGATCGGCCTGGAGTCGTCCCTGCCGGGTTTTTTCGATGACGTCAGCTACTTGGACCTGCTTCCCTGTCGACCGTTTGACACCGTCTTTATTTTCTACGTCAGAGCTGGACAGAAAAGCAGCCACGAG ATCCTGCGTAATGTGGAGTCGTCATCCAGTGTCCAGCCTCACTTTTTGGAGTTCCTGCTGTCCTTGGGCTGGCCTGTGGATGTGGGACGCCACCCAGGGTGGACAGGACACCTAGATACCAGCTGGTCCCTCAACTCCTGCTCCGACAACAATGATATACAGCAAACAG AGGAAGCAGCCACTCCTGAGGACACGGGAGGTTCAGGGTTCAATGGGGAGAAGAAAGTTTTGTACTACGCTGATGCACTGACGGAGATCGCCTTCGTTGTTCCATCTCTGACAGAAAACTCTG AGGAGTCATCAGTGCACAGTGACTCCACAGTGGAAGCAGACACCAACACGGACATCGTGCCTGGTTCACACAAACAGCCCAACCTCACACTGGAGCTGTTCCCCAACCATTCTGAAAACCTGGAGTCTGCCAAGAAG CTGAGTCCTTTGGTGAAGACAAAGAGGTCTTCGACTGGAAAGTCTTTCCCACCACTGGGTCCTGAGACGAAGGTGTTTGTGGTCTGGGTCGAGCGCTTCGATGATATTG aGAACTTCCCGTTGTCTGATCTCTTGGCTGAAACCAGCACGGGCTTGGAAGCCAGCATGAGCAACAGCACTTCCTGCAG
- the ralgapb gene encoding ral GTPase-activating protein subunit beta isoform X2 yields MYSEWRSLQLVVQSDQGHLSVLHTYPTSVGTEVANAVVKPLGTAVSPVATENILKTDKEVKWTMEVLCYGLTLPLEGDTVKLCVDVYTDWMMALVSPRDSMPQPVVKEPNMYVQIILKHLYNVFVPRPEQHSLNHIRLCQQVLTAVQKLARESVSMVRETWEVLLLFLLRINDTLLAPPTVGVGVAEKLAEKLMAVLFEVWLLACARCFPTPPYWKTAREMLANWRHHPPVVEQWSRVACALTSRLLRFTHGPSFPLFKVPDEDASLIPLEMDSDCVAQTWYRFLHMLSNPVDLSNPAIVSTTPKFQEQFLNSSGIPHEVVLHPCLKQLPQIFFRAMRGISCLVDAFLGVSVEKRYVRERVFSFCTVLLSHGISRPRADSAPPTPVNRMSMSPPPSITNTTPPHSRKQRHAVVAKTTSKSSTGSGSQPTKASQQQQQQQQQQQQQNSSSPTLLSSPNQSSWESRPLPAPARPKVNSILNLFGQWLFDAALVHCKLHSGLSRDPSMTAIATQVGLELRRKGSQMSNDSMVSNPMFDANEFPESYEAGRAEACGTLCRIFCSKKTGEDILPVYLSRFYMILIQGLQISDFICRPVLASIILNSSSLFCTDLKGINVVVPYFIAALETIVPDRELSKFKIYVNPTDLRRASINILLAMLPLPHHFGNIKSEVLLEGKFNEEDGWPHDQPVSFLSLRLRLVNVLIGALQTETDPTNTQLILGAMLNIVQDSALLESIGAQTETGSIDGSHVTVRSQSHSRTNSGISFTSGGSTEATSPDSERPAQALLRDYALPDTAAGLLVRSIHLVTQRLNSQWRQDMSISLAALELLAGLAKVKVGVDSTDRKRAVSSICGYIVYQCSRPAPLQSRDLHSMIVAAFQFLCVWLTEHPDMLDEKDCLVEVLEIVELGISGSKSRQEQEVRHKGEKEHNPASMRVKDAAEATLSCIMQVLGAFPSPSGPASTCSLLNEDTLIRYARLSATGASNFRYFVLDNSVILAMLEQPLGNEQNPSPSVTVLIRGTAGRHAWTMQLFHQPRGARANQRVFVPEGRPLPNNDVGIKYNVKQRPFPDEVDKIPLVKADVSIPDLDDIVSKEACCLGWLDNSSATNTVMSNFPHLEVQHDRLRVLMTKQMEYENALERHSEEIWKSNSFPDPQTDCKPPPPAQEFQTARLFLSHFGFLSLEALKEPNNSRLPPHLIGLESSLPGFFDDVSYLDLLPCRPFDTVFIFYVRAGQKSSHEILRNVESSSSVQPHFLEFLLSLGWPVDVGRHPGWTGHLDTSWSLNSCSDNNDIQQTEEAATPEDTGGSGFNGEKKVLYYADALTEIAFVVPSLTENSEESSVHSDSTVEADTNTDIVPGSHKQPNLTLELFPNHSENLESAKKLSPLVKTKRSSTGKSFPPLGPETKVFVVWVERFDDIENFPLSDLLAETSTGLEASMSNSTSCRSGLLEKDVPLIFIHPLKTGLFRIRLHGAVGKFGMVIPLVDGMVVSRRALGFLVRQTVINVCRRKRLESDLYNPPHVRRKQKITEIVQRYRNKQLEPEFYTSLFHEVGEGKPHL; encoded by the exons ATGTACTCCGAGTGGCGCTCGCTGCAGCTGGTGGTGCAGAGCGACCAGGGCCACCTCAGCGTTCTGCACACCTACCCCACCAGCGTGGGCACGGAGGTGGCCAATGCCGTGGTCAAGCCTCTGGGCACGGCCGTGAGCCCCGTCGCCACGGAGAACATCCTCAAGACAGACAAGGAG GTGAAGTGGACCATGGAGGTGCTGTGCTATGGCCTCACCCTCCCCCTGGAAGGGGACACTGTCAAGCTGTGTGTAGATGTGTACACAGACTGGATGATGGCCCTGGTTTCGCCCAGGGACTCGATGCCCCAGCCTGTGGTCAAGGAGCCCAATATGTATGTCCAGATCATCCTCAAACATCTGTACAACGTGTTTGTACCGAG GCCTGAGCAGCACAGTCTGAACCATATCAGGCTCTGCCAGCAGGTTCTGACTGCAGTTCAGAAACTGGCTCGAGAGTCCGTCTCCATGGTTCGGGAAACCTGGGaggtgctgctgctcttcctgctTCGCATTAACGACACATTGCTTGCCCCACCCACAGTGGGAG TCGGAGTGGCAGAGAAGCTGGCGGAGAAATTGATGGCAGTGCTGTTTGAGGTGTGGCTGCTGGCATGTGCCCGGTGTTTTCCCACGCCGCCATACTGGAAGACGGCGAGGGAGATGCTGGCCAACTGGAGACACCACCCCCCTGTGGTGGAGCAGTGGAGCAGAGTGGCCTGTGCCCTGACCTCCAG GCTTTTGCGGTTTACCCACGGACCATCCTTCCCACTATTCAAAGTCCCCGATGAGGACGCCAGCCTGATTCCTTTGGAAATGGACAGTGACTGTGTGGCACAGACGTGGTACCGCTTCCTCCACATGCTCAG CAACCCAGTGGACCTGAGCAACCCCGCGATAGTGAGCACCACTCCCAAGTTTCAGGAACAGTTTCTGAACTCCAGCGGTATCCCTCACGAGGTGGTACTGCATCCGTGTTTGAAACAGCTGCCCCAGATCTTCTTCAGGGCCATGAGGGGTATCAGCTGCCTAGTAGACGCCTTTTTGG GTGTCTCTGTCGAAAAGAGATATGTCCGGGAGAGGGTGTTCTCTTTTTGCACAGTGCTGCTCTCTCATG GTATATCACGTCCCAGGGCTGACAGTGCCCCGCCCACCCCGGTCAACAGAATGAGCATGTCTCCGCCCCCCTCCATCACCAACACCACGCCCCCGCACAGCCGCAAGCAGCGGCATGCAGTGGTCGCCAAAACCACAAGCAAGAGTTCAACT GGCAGTGGTAGTCAACCAACCAAAGcatcccagcagcagcagcagcaacagcagcagcagcagcagcagaattcGTCCTCCCCGACGCTGCTTTCCAGCCCCAACCAGAGCAGCTGGGAGTCCCGGCCTCTGCCCGCCCCAGCGCGGCCGAAGGTCAACAGCATCCTCAACCTGTTCGGCCAGTGGCTCTTCGACGCCGCCCTGGTGCACTGTAAGCTCCACAGCGGCCTCAGCCGAGACCCGAGCATGACCG CGATAGCCACTCAAGTAGGTctggagctgaggaggaagggCTCGCAAATGTCCAACGACTCCATGGTGTCGAACCCCATGTTCGACGCCAATGAGTTCCCCGAGAGCTACGAGGCGGGACGAGCTGAGGCCTGTGGGACTCTGTGCCGCATCTTCTGTAGCAAGAAAACGGGAGAAGACATACTGCCTGTTTACCTTTCCAG GTTCTACATGATCCTGATTCAGGGTCTCCAGATCTCCGATTTCATCTGCAGACCAGTTTTGGCTTCTATCATTCtcaactcctcctctctcttctgcacTGACCTGAAGGGCATCAATGTGGTGGTACCCTACTTCATAGCTGCCTTGGAGACGATTGTACCAGACAG AGAGCTGTCAAAATTCAAGATCTATGTAAATCCTACTGACCTGAGGAGGGCCTCCATCAACATCCTGCTCGCTATGCTGCCGTTGCCGCATCACTTTGGCAACATCAAGTCAGAG GTTCTGTTGGAGGGAAAATTCAATGAGGAAGACGGGTGGCCTCATGACCAGCCTGTGTCTTTCCTGTCCCTAAGGCTACGTCTCGTCAATGTCCTGATTGGAGCACTGCAGACTGAAACCGACCCCACCAACACACAGCTCATCCTGG GTGCAATGCTCAATATTGTTCAAGACTCAGCACTGCTGGAGTCCATAGGTGCACAGACGGAAACA GGGAGTATAGATGGGAGCCACGTGACCGTGAGGAGTCAGAGTCACAGCCGTACCAACAGCGGCATTAGTTTCACGAGTGGAGGCAGCACAGAGGCGACCAGCCCCGATTCGGAGCGTCCTGCCCAGGCCCTGCTTCGAGACTATG CTCTTCCAGATACGGCGGCGGGCCTGCTGGTGCGCAGCATCCACCTGGTCACTCAGAGGCTCAACTCTCAGTGGAGACAAGACATGAGCATTTCACTGGCTGCCCTGGAGCTGCTGGCTGGGCTCGCCAAG GTGAAGGTGGGAGTCGACTCCACAGACCGCAAACGTGCCGTGAGCTCTATATGTGGGTACATTGTGTACCAGTGTAGCCGTCCAGCACCTCTTCAGTCGCGAGACCTCCACTCTATGATTGTAGCTGCCTtccagtttctgtgtgtgtggctcacaGAACACCCTGACATGCTGGATGAGAAG gatTGTTTGGTAGAGGTGTTAGAGATTGTGGAGCTGGGAATCTCCGGCAGCAAGTCccgacaggaacaggaagttcgacacaaaggagagaaggagcaCAACCCAGCTTCAATGAGGGTGAAGGACGCCGCCGAGGCGACTCTGTCCTG CATCATGCAGGTGTTGGGGGCCTTCCCCTCTCCCAGCGGGCCCGCCTCCACCTGCAGCCTCCTGAATGAAGACACTCTGATTCGCTATGCCAGACTGAGTGCCACAGGAGCGAGCAACTTCCGCTACTTTGTGCTGGACAACTCGGTCATCCTCGCCATGCTGGAGCAACCTCTTGGCAATGAGCAGA ACCCCAGTCCGTCAGTGACAGTTTTGATCAGAGGCACAGCTGGCAGACATGCCTGGACCATGCAGCTCTTCCACCAGCCCAGAGGAGCTCGGGCCAATCAGAGG GTGTTTGTGCCCGAGGGCCGTCCATTGCCCAACAATGATGTGGGGATAAAATACAACGTCAAGCAGAGGCCGTTCCCTGACGAGGTGGATAAGATTCCTCTTGTCAAAGCTGACGTTAGTATTCCGGACCTGGATGACATTGTCAGTAAAGAG GCGTGTTGTCTGGGATGGCTGGATAATTCAAGTGCTACAAATACAGTGATGAGTAATTTCCCACAC CTGGAGGTTCAGCATGACAGGCTTCGTGTTCTGATGACCAAGCAGATGGAGTATGAGAATGCCCTGGAGCGACACAGTGAGGAAATTTGGAAGTCCAACTCGTTCCCGGACCCACAGACGGACTGCAAACCCCCACCACCGGCGCAGGAGTTCCAGACGGcacgcctcttcctctcccactttggcttcctgtctctggaGGCTCTCAAG gAGCCCAACAACAGTCGCCTACCTCCGCATCTGATCGGCCTGGAGTCGTCCCTGCCGGGTTTTTTCGATGACGTCAGCTACTTGGACCTGCTTCCCTGTCGACCGTTTGACACCGTCTTTATTTTCTACGTCAGAGCTGGACAGAAAAGCAGCCACGAG ATCCTGCGTAATGTGGAGTCGTCATCCAGTGTCCAGCCTCACTTTTTGGAGTTCCTGCTGTCCTTGGGCTGGCCTGTGGATGTGGGACGCCACCCAGGGTGGACAGGACACCTAGATACCAGCTGGTCCCTCAACTCCTGCTCCGACAACAATGATATACAGCAAACAG AGGAAGCAGCCACTCCTGAGGACACGGGAGGTTCAGGGTTCAATGGGGAGAAGAAAGTTTTGTACTACGCTGATGCACTGACGGAGATCGCCTTCGTTGTTCCATCTCTGACAGAAAACTCTG AGGAGTCATCAGTGCACAGTGACTCCACAGTGGAAGCAGACACCAACACGGACATCGTGCCTGGTTCACACAAACAGCCCAACCTCACACTGGAGCTGTTCCCCAACCATTCTGAAAACCTGGAGTCTGCCAAGAAG CTGAGTCCTTTGGTGAAGACAAAGAGGTCTTCGACTGGAAAGTCTTTCCCACCACTGGGTCCTGAGACGAAGGTGTTTGTGGTCTGGGTCGAGCGCTTCGATGATATTG aGAACTTCCCGTTGTCTGATCTCTTGGCTGAAACCAGCACGGGCTTGGAAGCCAGCATGAGCAACAGCACTTCCTGCAG